One part of the Aliivibrio fischeri ATCC 7744 = JCM 18803 = DSM 507 genome encodes these proteins:
- a CDS encoding DUF1439 domain-containing protein: protein MNHCKSMLLSLSCVLSLSGCASYSVTEQEMTDYLSNEVHVEKSVGIPGVLYAQVNVEDVNVTIGRVDANRIAVYANTTADVEIMNQLTQNMALSLEFSAIPEYDKKTGEIYLKALRLEKFEDQNGELPQDIAALLKPAVSIIGYALSNEPAYKLDSNKLKESFIKSSEPNLAIKNNKLVIELFD, encoded by the coding sequence ATGAATCACTGTAAATCAATGCTATTATCTCTGTCTTGCGTTCTTTCATTATCTGGATGTGCTAGCTATTCAGTTACCGAGCAAGAAATGACAGATTATCTTTCTAATGAAGTTCATGTTGAAAAATCTGTCGGTATTCCTGGTGTGCTTTATGCGCAAGTAAATGTTGAGGATGTTAACGTCACTATTGGCCGTGTAGATGCCAATCGAATTGCTGTTTATGCAAATACAACCGCTGATGTTGAGATCATGAATCAACTCACCCAGAATATGGCTTTATCTCTAGAGTTCAGTGCGATTCCTGAATACGATAAAAAAACAGGTGAAATTTATTTAAAAGCACTTAGATTAGAAAAATTTGAAGATCAAAATGGCGAGTTGCCGCAAGATATTGCTGCTCTTTTAAAGCCTGCGGTTTCAATTATTGGCTACGCACTTTCAAATGAACCTGCATATAAGCTCGATTCTAATAAGCTTAAAGAATCTTTTATTAAGTCTTCTGAACCTAATTTAGCTATAAAAAACAATAAGTTAGTGATTGAGTTATTTGATTAA
- the matP gene encoding macrodomain Ter protein MatP encodes MKYQQLENLEAGWKWMYLFNKHRMGESITCYIDSSEQKKWVDEFVKLEHEPVKALEWIQKHMNPDLENKLKQAIRAKRKRHFNAEQEHTRKKSIDLDYRVWEKLSLRAQDLDSTLSDTIEYLLSEASKTEKVSRTVSSLKADLHELLK; translated from the coding sequence ATGAAATACCAACAACTTGAAAACCTAGAAGCTGGTTGGAAATGGATGTATTTGTTCAATAAGCACCGTATGGGAGAATCGATTACTTGTTATATTGATTCAAGTGAACAAAAAAAGTGGGTTGATGAGTTTGTAAAACTTGAACATGAACCCGTGAAAGCGCTTGAGTGGATTCAAAAACACATGAATCCAGATCTTGAAAATAAACTTAAGCAAGCAATAAGAGCGAAACGTAAACGTCATTTTAATGCAGAACAAGAACATACACGCAAGAAATCCATAGATCTTGATTATCGAGTATGGGAAAAGCTTTCATTAAGAGCACAAGATTTAGATTCAACGCTATCAGATACCATCGAATATTTACTTAGTGAAGCGTCAAAAACAGAAAAGGTTAGCCGAACTGTTTCTTCATTAAAGGCTGACTTACATGAGCTCCTGAAATAG
- a CDS encoding AAA family ATPase, protein MQLVDTPFTISPNFAHIENDLNNALLSEVQDAYSLQPRLVQALTNFSQINGINILQLTALDNRVYREYAATWLKNNSKNRVDQDTDVPIIIAESASEAELFGIYHNKSDNLESGLLQQANGGFLIISPSILLANPYLWPRLKSVLQGSSITIPSSDLKSPKATNHQLSVDVKLLIVGDRALLGEIEQLEPDLLAGMSMYSEYEFDTKISSDSVTAYVQLINAILTDNGHLPLNDGLSLLPLLKVGARECEDQTRLNLCLIWLNSFLAHASLASESKTSVCAADFNRAIESKYYIESYLPSRALDDILENNILIETQGEKVGQINGLTVVSVPGHPISYGEASRISCVVHTGDGELSDVERKVELGGNIHAKGMLIMQAYILSQLDSREPLPFTASMVFEQSYCEVDGDSASLAELCALLSALSIKPITQSIAITGSVDQFGSAQPIGGVNEKIEAFYQLCQKRGLTGEQGVIIPATNGINLVLSDDVVQAVEDNLFTIYPVNNVEEAVEILLGLPLQSEEHESVFSLIAQHIEDVEHHPTHCSALLCRIKHWFNQR, encoded by the coding sequence ATGCAGTTAGTAGACACGCCATTTACAATTTCACCAAATTTCGCGCATATCGAAAACGATTTGAATAATGCACTCTTATCTGAAGTTCAAGACGCCTACTCTTTGCAACCTCGATTAGTTCAAGCACTGACGAATTTCTCTCAAATCAATGGCATTAATATACTTCAGCTAACCGCATTAGATAACCGAGTTTATCGTGAATATGCTGCTACATGGCTAAAGAATAATAGCAAGAACCGTGTTGATCAGGATACTGATGTACCAATCATTATTGCTGAAAGTGCATCTGAAGCAGAGCTATTTGGTATCTACCATAATAAATCTGACAATTTAGAATCAGGCTTACTTCAGCAAGCTAATGGTGGTTTTTTAATTATATCGCCAAGTATCTTACTTGCTAATCCATACTTATGGCCTAGATTAAAAAGCGTACTTCAAGGCAGTTCTATAACGATTCCTTCAAGTGATCTTAAATCACCTAAAGCAACAAACCACCAACTGTCTGTCGATGTAAAATTGCTCATCGTTGGTGACCGAGCTTTATTAGGTGAAATTGAACAGTTAGAACCCGACTTACTTGCCGGCATGTCAATGTACTCTGAGTACGAATTTGATACAAAAATATCAAGTGACAGCGTAACGGCTTACGTTCAACTCATTAATGCGATATTAACTGATAACGGACATTTACCATTAAATGATGGCCTATCGTTATTGCCATTATTAAAAGTTGGTGCGCGTGAGTGTGAAGATCAAACTCGATTAAACTTATGTTTAATTTGGCTAAACTCATTTTTGGCTCATGCTTCATTAGCTTCTGAGTCAAAAACAAGTGTTTGTGCCGCAGATTTTAATCGTGCTATTGAATCTAAATACTATATTGAATCTTATTTACCATCACGTGCGTTAGACGATATTCTTGAAAACAATATTCTTATTGAAACACAAGGTGAAAAAGTTGGCCAAATTAACGGGCTAACCGTCGTATCTGTTCCAGGACACCCTATTTCTTATGGTGAAGCTTCACGCATTTCTTGTGTTGTACATACTGGTGATGGTGAACTATCTGATGTTGAACGCAAAGTGGAACTTGGTGGTAATATTCATGCTAAAGGCATGTTGATCATGCAAGCTTATATCTTAAGCCAACTTGATTCTCGTGAACCTTTACCTTTTACCGCTTCAATGGTATTTGAACAATCTTATTGTGAAGTTGATGGCGACAGCGCTAGCTTAGCTGAACTGTGCGCATTATTAAGTGCCCTATCAATTAAACCAATAACTCAGAGTATCGCCATTACAGGTTCGGTTGATCAGTTTGGTTCTGCTCAGCCTATTGGCGGTGTTAACGAAAAAATTGAGGCCTTTTACCAGTTATGCCAAAAACGTGGGTTAACTGGTGAACAAGGTGTTATTATCCCAGCAACAAATGGAATTAATCTTGTACTTTCCGATGATGTCGTTCAAGCTGTAGAAGATAACTTATTTACTATCTACCCTGTAAATAACGTTGAAGAAGCAGTTGAGATTTTATTGGGATTACCTTTACAGTCAGAAGAACATGAGTCTGTTTTCTCTTTAATTGCTCAACATATTGAAGATGTTGAACATCATCCAACTCATTGTTCCGCTTTATTATGTCGAATTAAACACTGGTTTAACCAGCGCTGA
- a CDS encoding DUF3466 family protein codes for MSSKLQLTTLAVLVSAALPAQAALYKVVEVAPGVTGNEAYGTAIQPSGNDASCFDSGAISATCEGYKLAGETRNRPDGFSYREEVPFAMDNSFGYIEDDYDGFEDYCFYQLGYATCEYWASDRWSSWYNETYSSNTPNSLAFIEGSAEKPSGAINTVINSLDPSGQPVGNFSTSSKRNEAFSAVTNSTLTSKAQSRAWASDGTYTVGSTSSKSGISGERYYYSSAPAIWSASGFVSIPRAGGYEVDGDYYAQGSMRDFYIDSAGGKTYGVGYNNYSDQHMNATIFIGNSATPTSATWSSALIYNAQVDISGDNINSNSVATNINKNLVVVGQAKRSGGFPQNGAASNRLFIVPDASASSINASFFYGGIFFDGAGGEMGGINNFNEIVGRIDSENHREYDGKQRRQRAFIYPYGMTPKTDSSEETAITARRAIFKNKAWLLDDLTNGGSESSNNNQYRIYDASDINDAGVISATAVKCSGGYDSTSHNAYCGDGNGTEKVVAVKLVPIAGADASAIQPRSYDSTATERQGAGLGFGALTILGLFGFMRKRIK; via the coding sequence ATGAGTAGTAAATTACAATTAACCACATTAGCTGTTTTGGTGTCTGCTGCGCTTCCTGCGCAAGCAGCACTTTATAAAGTGGTGGAAGTAGCTCCAGGTGTTACTGGTAATGAAGCGTATGGAACTGCAATTCAGCCATCTGGAAATGATGCAAGTTGTTTTGATTCAGGAGCTATATCTGCAACATGTGAGGGGTATAAATTAGCAGGCGAAACTCGTAATCGTCCTGATGGTTTTTCATATCGTGAAGAAGTTCCTTTCGCAATGGATAACTCATTTGGCTATATTGAAGATGATTATGATGGTTTTGAAGACTACTGTTTTTATCAATTAGGTTATGCAACGTGTGAATACTGGGCTTCTGATCGTTGGTCTAGTTGGTACAACGAGACGTATAGCAGTAATACACCTAATTCATTAGCATTTATTGAAGGTAGTGCTGAAAAACCATCTGGTGCAATTAATACTGTTATTAACTCATTGGATCCTAGTGGCCAGCCAGTTGGTAACTTTAGTACTTCAAGTAAGCGTAATGAAGCTTTTTCTGCAGTAACAAATTCTACCTTAACATCAAAAGCTCAATCTCGAGCCTGGGCTAGTGATGGAACGTATACGGTTGGTAGCACTTCATCTAAGAGTGGTATAAGTGGTGAGCGTTATTATTACTCATCAGCGCCAGCTATTTGGAGTGCTTCAGGTTTTGTATCGATTCCAAGGGCTGGTGGATATGAAGTTGATGGAGATTATTACGCACAAGGCAGTATGCGTGATTTCTATATTGATAGTGCTGGTGGTAAGACTTATGGCGTAGGTTATAATAACTACAGCGATCAGCATATGAATGCGACTATTTTTATAGGTAATTCAGCGACACCGACTTCTGCTACTTGGAGCTCAGCATTAATTTATAATGCTCAAGTTGATATTAGTGGTGATAACATCAACTCTAATTCAGTAGCGACCAATATTAATAAAAACTTAGTTGTGGTTGGCCAAGCTAAACGATCTGGTGGCTTCCCGCAAAATGGTGCCGCATCGAATCGTTTGTTCATTGTTCCTGATGCATCAGCAAGTTCAATTAATGCTTCATTCTTCTACGGTGGTATCTTCTTTGATGGTGCTGGTGGTGAAATGGGTGGTATTAATAATTTCAATGAAATAGTTGGTCGCATCGATTCTGAAAACCACCGTGAATACGATGGTAAGCAGCGTCGTCAACGTGCATTTATTTACCCGTATGGCATGACACCTAAAACAGATTCTTCAGAAGAAACAGCAATTACTGCTAGAAGAGCGATATTTAAAAATAAAGCTTGGCTTCTTGATGATCTAACAAACGGTGGTTCTGAAAGCAGTAACAACAACCAATATCGTATCTATGATGCCAGTGACATCAATGATGCTGGCGTTATCTCAGCAACAGCGGTGAAGTGTTCTGGTGGTTATGACTCTACATCACATAACGCATATTGTGGAGATGGCAATGGAACTGAAAAAGTTGTGGCGGTTAAGTTAGTTCCAATTGCAGGGGCTGATGCTTCAGCAATACAGCCCCGTAGCTATGATAGTACAGCGACTGAACGTCAAGGTGCTGGTTTAGGCTTTGGTGCTTTGACCATACTAGGTTTATTTGGTTTCATGCGTAAACGAATTAAATAA
- the rmf gene encoding ribosome modulation factor, translated as MKRQKRDRLERAQSQGYKAGLNGRSSEHCPYQSMDARSCWLGGWRDARDDKQSGLFK; from the coding sequence ATGAAGAGACAAAAGCGTGACCGTTTAGAGCGAGCACAATCACAAGGGTATAAAGCAGGCTTAAATGGCCGCTCATCAGAGCATTGCCCGTATCAATCAATGGATGCTCGTTCATGTTGGCTGGGAGGCTGGCGGGACGCAAGAGACGACAAACAGTCCGGTTTGTTTAAGTAA
- the fabA gene encoding bifunctional 3-hydroxydecanoyl-ACP dehydratase/trans-2-decenoyl-ACP isomerase, whose product MQNKPSSYDREDLLASSRGELFGPNGPQLPAPNMLMMDRIPLMSETEGAFGKGKVIAELDITPDLWFFDCHFPGDPVMPGCLGLDAMWQLVGFFLGWIGGEGKGRALGVGEVKFTGQVLPTAKKVTYEIDFKRVINRKLVMGLADGRVLVDGKEIYVAKDLKVGLFQDTSAF is encoded by the coding sequence ATGCAAAACAAACCTAGTTCTTATGATCGCGAAGATTTACTAGCATCAAGCCGTGGCGAATTATTTGGCCCAAATGGTCCACAACTACCAGCACCAAACATGCTAATGATGGATCGTATCCCTCTGATGTCTGAAACTGAAGGCGCATTTGGTAAAGGTAAAGTGATCGCAGAGTTAGATATTACTCCAGATCTTTGGTTCTTTGATTGTCACTTCCCTGGCGACCCAGTAATGCCTGGTTGTCTTGGCCTTGATGCTATGTGGCAATTAGTTGGTTTCTTCCTTGGCTGGATTGGCGGCGAAGGTAAAGGTCGTGCTTTAGGTGTGGGTGAAGTTAAATTCACAGGCCAAGTACTTCCTACTGCGAAAAAAGTAACTTACGAAATCGATTTCAAACGCGTTATCAACCGTAAACTGGTTATGGGCCTTGCTGATGGTCGTGTACTTGTTGATGGAAAAGAAATCTATGTTGCAAAAGATCTTAAAGTTGGTCTTTTCCAGGATACATCTGCATTCTAA